CCGGTGAAACCACTGCTGCGTGAACTCCTGCAGCACTTGCAGGACGACGTGACGCGGCTGTCCTGAGCGGCCGCGCCATCCACTTACGCCGCCAGCGGTTCGTGCAGCCGGTTGTTGCGGTAGTCGTCCAGCGCCTGCTCGATCTGCTCGCGCGTGTTCATCACGAACGGTCCGTACTGCACGATCGGCTCGCGCAGCGGCCGCGCCGCCAGCAGCAGCAGCCGTGCGCCATCGGCGCCGGCTTCGATCCAAACGAGATCGCCATCGGCCAGCACCGCCGCGCTACGCGGTGGCACCGGCTTGCCGGCGACGCTGAGGCTGCCTTCGTAGACGAACACGAAGGCAGCGTGCCCGCGCGGGATCGCCTGTTCGAAGTGCGCACCGGCCGGCAGATGCAGGTCGGCGTACAGCGGATCGGTGCTGACGCCCTGCACCGGTCCGTTCAGCGGCTGGCCGGCGATATCCAGCGAACCGGCGATCAACCGCACCTGTCCGCCGTCCGGCAACGCCGCCTCGGCGATTTCGGAGGCCGGAATATCGCGCCAGGCCGCCGGCTTCATCTTTTCCGCGGACGGCAGGTTGATCCACAGCTGGAAGCCGCGCATGCGGCCCTCGCCCTGCTGCGGCATTTCCGAATGGATGATGCCGCGCGCCGCCGTCATCCACTGCACCGCGCCGGGCCCGAGGTCGCCGCGATTGCCCAGATGATCCTCGTGGCACATGTGGCCGTCGAGCATGTAGGTCACGGTCTCGAAGCCACGATGCGGATGCGCGGGGAAGCCGGCCAGATAGTCACGCGGGTCGTCCGAGTAGAACTCGTCCAGCATCAGGAACGGGTCCAGGTGGAGCCCGCGTGTCGAACCGATCGAACGGCGCAGGCGCACACCGGCACCGTCCGCCGTTTCCACGGCCGGGATGACTCTCTGCAATGTTCTGATCGTGCTCATCATCGGTCTCCTGAAAATGATCGAAGGGAATGCCTGGACCCGGCGCGACTCAGGCGGTCAGGCGGACGATATTCGCGCCCGCTTCGTCGAGCGCCTTCTGCACCGATTCCTCGCCCAGCGCGAGTCCCTCGGCGTAGACGAACTCGATGTCCTTGAATCCGAGGAAGCCCAGAAACGTGCGGATATAGCCGGTCTGCGTGTCCGTCGGCGTGTCGCGATATTGGCCGCCGCGCGCGGCGAAGACATAGACCTTCTTGTCGCCGAGCAGGCCTTCCGGTCCGTTCGCGGTGTAGCGAAAGCTCACACCGGCGCGGGCGATATGGTCGAAGTACGACTTGAGCTGCGAAGGAATGCCGAAGTTGTACATCGGCAGGCCCAGCACCACCACATCGGCGGCGCGCAGTTCCTCGAT
This sequence is a window from Banduia mediterranea. Protein-coding genes within it:
- a CDS encoding FMN-dependent NADH-azoreductase, yielding MSKLLQIKSSLFSDLGKSSTLANSFVEAWHQTHPQDEVVVRDLSSDPIPHLDAERFQAFLAAPEARTEAQKAIVAESDALIEELRAADVVVLGLPMYNFGIPSQLKSYFDHIARAGVSFRYTANGPEGLLGDKKVYVFAARGGQYRDTPTDTQTGYIRTFLGFLGFKDIEFVYAEGLALGEESVQKALDEAGANIVRLTA
- a CDS encoding pirin family protein, with protein sequence MSTIRTLQRVIPAVETADGAGVRLRRSIGSTRGLHLDPFLMLDEFYSDDPRDYLAGFPAHPHRGFETVTYMLDGHMCHEDHLGNRGDLGPGAVQWMTAARGIIHSEMPQQGEGRMRGFQLWINLPSAEKMKPAAWRDIPASEIAEAALPDGGQVRLIAGSLDIAGQPLNGPVQGVSTDPLYADLHLPAGAHFEQAIPRGHAAFVFVYEGSLSVAGKPVPPRSAAVLADGDLVWIEAGADGARLLLLAARPLREPIVQYGPFVMNTREQIEQALDDYRNNRLHEPLAA